The Nitrospirota bacterium genome includes a window with the following:
- a CDS encoding gamma-glutamyl-gamma-aminobutyrate hydrolase family protein (Members of this family of hydrolases with an active site Cys residue belong to MEROPS family C26.) yields the protein MLLMIDNYDSFTYNLVQYLGEMGEDLKVVRNDKITIEEIESLNPERIVISPGPCTPNEAGISVELIRHFAGRIPILGVCLGHQSIGAAFGGDIVSA from the coding sequence ATGTTATTGATGATTGATAATTATGATTCCTTTACTTATAACCTTGTCCAGTACCTCGGTGAGATGGGTGAAGACCTGAAGGTTGTAAGAAACGACAAGATAACAATTGAGGAAATAGAGAGTCTTAATCCTGAAAGGATAGTTATATCACCAGGTCCATGCACTCCAAATGAGGCAGGGATATCTGTAGAACTGATTAGACATTTTGCGGGGAGGATACCGATACTCGGTGTCTGTCTCGGGCACCAGAGTATTGGTGCCGCATTTGGTGGCGATATAGTCAGTGC
- the trpD gene encoding anthranilate phosphoribosyltransferase: protein MIREAIAKAIDRINLSESEMVEAMKEIMEGNATPAQISSFLTALRMKGETVEEITGAARVMREKVTRLNAPEGTVDTCGTGGDLSHTFNISTTAAFVVAGGGVPVAKHGNRSVSSKSGSADVLQALGVNIELPPDKVERCLKETGFGFLFAPLFHPAMKYAIGPRREIGVRTIFNVLGPVTNPSATKYQVLGVYDSGLTETIAKVLGNLGARHAFVVHGEDGLDEITITGKTQVSELKDGNVKTYHISPDSFGIRTGRLDDLLGGDAEENAKITLSILNGERGLRRDIVLLNAAAAFIVAGKATSFIEGIELAEISIDSGSAIKKLEDLKRFTNDT from the coding sequence ATGATTAGAGAAGCAATAGCAAAGGCTATAGATAGAATAAATCTCTCAGAGTCCGAGATGGTAGAGGCTATGAAAGAGATAATGGAAGGAAATGCTACACCTGCACAGATATCTTCCTTCCTCACAGCATTGAGGATGAAGGGTGAGACAGTTGAGGAGATAACTGGCGCTGCAAGGGTGATGAGAGAAAAGGTAACCCGACTCAATGCACCTGAAGGAACGGTCGATACATGCGGAACAGGTGGTGATCTGTCACATACATTTAATATCTCTACTACTGCTGCATTTGTCGTTGCAGGTGGGGGGGTGCCTGTGGCGAAGCATGGAAACAGGTCTGTATCAAGTAAATCTGGCAGTGCAGATGTCCTTCAGGCACTTGGTGTAAATATAGAGCTTCCACCAGATAAGGTTGAGAGATGCCTTAAGGAAACAGGGTTTGGTTTTCTATTTGCACCGTTATTTCATCCAGCGATGAAGTATGCTATAGGTCCACGCAGAGAGATAGGCGTGAGGACGATATTTAATGTTCTCGGTCCTGTTACCAATCCATCTGCAACAAAATATCAGGTTCTTGGCGTGTATGATTCAGGGCTTACAGAGACGATAGCGAAGGTGCTTGGAAATCTCGGGGCAAGACACGCCTTTGTTGTCCATGGAGAGGATGGTCTTGACGAGATAACAATCACAGGGAAAACACAGGTATCTGAGTTAAAGGATGGTAATGTAAAGACATATCATATAAGTCCAGATTCTTTCGGCATAAGAACTGGCAGACTGGACGATTTACTGGGAGGAGATGCAGAGGAAAATGCTAAGATTACCCTGAGTATACTTAATGGTGAAAGGGGACTGAGAAGGGACATAGTCCTGCTTAATGCGGCGGCTGCATTTATTGTGGCTGGTAAGGCGACATCATTTATTGAAGGTATAGAACTTGCTGAAATATCCATAGATTCAGGCTCTGCAATAAAAAAACTTGAAGATCTTAAGAGATTTACAAATGATACTTGA